In Dreissena polymorpha isolate Duluth1 chromosome 11, UMN_Dpol_1.0, whole genome shotgun sequence, the genomic window TCCCAAAGTTTCTTCTTTAGTTCTTTTTCTGATaggttcttttattttttaacccATTGTTGATGGCGGTGGCAATATACTGGGTGCATTTTCCAACTCCAGGAAATGCCTGTTGCGCTCCATTTAGAATAAGCGATTTTCTTCTCGGCGACAATGCTTTTCTTGTTCCCTTGCCATTGAATGAGCTATCTATCATTTCTTCATTTGAATACAAAAGTTTAGTCAAATCCCACACAAATCTTGATATGTTCCCGTCATGTTGAGTAATCAAACTATCTAAAATGTCTGGATGAAGCATCACAGGCGCATTTTTTGAAACAGACTGCATATCAATATATGACCTTATAACCACTGGAAGCTGCTCAAACCTTGACCTCAAAGGGACCCTATCAGCAGACACAACCCTTTTACCACCCAAATCATCATCCATATCATCATCCCTACTATTTTCATACACAATAAATCCACTGTTTAATTCCCTATCCCTTTCACCATATCCAACATGCGGGGAAATCATATCACTTACATTATCAAAGAGACGACCGTTATTAACAACATCTAGATCAGAAAAACCACTTCTTGACCTGACGCCCCATCGAATATCACCATTTCCAACAGAATTAACATCCAAACCAACTGGACCACCTCCAACATAAAAAACATCTTGACCTTCCATGACATGGCCTACAGCTAAACCATCATGACCCACCACACCACCTCCTgcagacaaaccatttctacctacaactccatctcctgcagacaaaccatttctacTTACAACTCCATCTCCTGAagacaaaccatttctacctacaactccacctcctgaagacaaaccatttctacctacaactccacctcctgaagacaaaccatttctacctacAACTCCATCTCCTGAagacaaaccatttctacctacaactccacctcctgcagacaaaccatttctacctacaactgcacctcctgcagacaaaccatttctacctacaactccatctcctgcagacaaaccatttctacctacaactccatctcctgcagacaaaccatttctacctacaactccatctcctgcagacaaaccatttctatctacaactccacctcctgcagacaaaccatttctacctacaactccacctcctgcacacaaaccatttctacctacAACTCTATCTCCTGAagacaaaccatttctacctacaactccacctcctgcagacaaaccatttctacctacaactccacctcctgaagacaaaccatttctatctacaactccacctcctgcagacaaaccatttctacctacAACTCCATCTCCTGCTgacaaaccatttctacctacAACTCCATCCCCTGAagacaaaccatttctacctacACCACCACCTCCTACAGAAAAACCACCTGTACCTACAACACCACCTCCTATGGACAGACCATCTCGACCTACAACTGCACCTCCTGCAGACAAACCAGTTCTACCTACAACACCACCTCCTACAGACAAACCACCTGTACCTACAACACCACCTCCTATAGACAGACCATCTCGACCTTCAACTCCACCTTCTgcagacaaaccatttctacctacAACTGCACCTCCTGCAGACAATTCAGTTCTTCCTACAACACCACCTCCTACAGACAAACCACCTGTACATACAACACCACCTCCTATGGACAGATCATCTCCACCTACAACACCACCTCCCACAGAAAAACCACCTGTACCTACAACACCACCTTTCATGGACAGACCATCTCGACCTACAACACCATCTCCTACAGAAAAACCACCTGTACCTACAACACCACCTCCTATGGACAGACCATCTCCACCTACAACACCACCAACTAAAGAAAAAACACCTGTATCTACAACACCACCTCCTATGGACAGACCATCTCGACCTACAACACTACCTCCTACAGAAAAACCACCTGTACCTATAACACCACCTCCTATGGACAGACCATCTCGACCTGCAAACCCACCTGCTTCAGACACACTATGATACCCTGCAAACCCACCTGCTACATACAAACTATCATGACCTACAAGACTGCCAGCAATAGATGCATCTGGATTTGCTCTACAACTAGTTTCACACCCAGCTACAGTCATGACACCATTACTAACAACACTGCCGCCAGACAAACAAATACTGTCATGCCCAATAGACACAACATCATGACAAACAGCATCACTTAAAGACACAACAGAATTATCATTTACGTCACAAGCACTGACAGGCGCATCATTGACATCAAACGCATCAGGAACAGTTACATCACCAGAAACAGCCTCTAGAACTTCACAGGCCACCAACCTTCGTAACTGTTTCTCAACACTTCGTACTACACTCTCAAATGAGTCAAGTTTCTTTTCAAAACCATCAAGCTTTTTACCCACATAGTTTATGCAAACGTAGCCTGCTACCTCTTCTGCAGTAAGAAAAGTCATTGCAGGCTCAGTCATCGTTGCTTTGTGGCAATGTTGGCTGTTGATATGACTTGCCAACAGCTCCTGTTGGTCCTGGCTCAGGTCAGCCACATGGACAGGGGCTCGGTTAGGTTTTGCTCCTGGGCCGTTGTAGACGTCTGTTTGACTCAGGACATTCAATTGTCTTCCATTGGAGCCCTGAAATCAAACATGTATATCTTAAGCTTCGATTAAACTGTTTTACaactttcattttaatttgttaacaAGATGCCCCTGACGGTCCTTGGCCAATAACCTTAATTCAAACCAATCTAAAATTAAAATCTCACAGGGACTCGTATACTTTTTCATGAGAATTTGGACTGCAAGACCATAAGAAAAGGTGCCCTACACAAAGTTCCAATGCAAAATATTTATTCTCTAGGCCTTGTGAttgaaatgtatacattaaagaaaaacaaatggGCAGGGCTAATTTTGACAAAAAAGGCACAACATGTACAATCTTGGTAACCTTTCACCAGATAATATTTCATGCAAAATATTTATTCTCTAGCCCTTGTGGTTTAGGATATTTTTtactatattataattttttactATATAGATATGGAGAACACATTACTCCCTAGTGGAGACTAACTTTTACAACATAAAAAGGTCCATATTCTAAGAAACATTTTACCTCGAACAAACAGTAAACAAAACAAGTATACATTATAGATCAATATATATGGTTTGCAACATTGTGATTGTTCACATTCTTTTTTTCTAACAATTAATATAAACCAGACATACTGACAACAATAACCGTGAGCTCATGTTCACCTAAACAGGGttcatacaaacatttccaaaTGGAatttaagcactttttaagcacttttcaaggtaaaaaaagtgaaattcaagcacttttcctaTTTGCAACTTTGAAATgtctttaagtactttttatgACAATGCTTACAAAGATGTATTTGAACATACATAACAACTCAATGTCATTAAACATAGTTGTGCTTATTTAATTATGAAGCATCAGCTGCATAATTCCCGTCAAAACCAGTACCAGAACGACTTTAAACAAACAGTGGGTATCTCCTCAGAAAGGAGGAGCAATCAATATCATCGGATCGATATGCACAAAATGAGCTGAAAGCTTGGAAAGAATGAATATGGTTTTCAACACTTTTAATTGTGTTAAAGCACTTTTCTAACCAAATTAAATGACTTACGAAGCACTTTTCAAGGCAATCTTTGAAAATAAGCTCTTTTAAGCACTCCAGATTGTTTTTAGGCACTTTTTAAGGTCTGTATGAACCCTGCTTAAGGTAACATAAAAGTGAATATTAatctttcaatattttatatctgATGCCAACCCCCACCACCCCCACTTAACCATATGCTTGCACTTACCAATAATATTGTTGCCTCTTTCGGAGTTGAGGCATCTTGTGGATGTGATGCCCCTTTTCGAGTTGCCTTCGGAGTCGATGCAGCTTTCGGTTTAGGGGTCACTTTCTTGGGTCTTGGGTTAGGGATTTTTTCATTCTATAAGAAACATAATTTAAAGTGAAAATGGTTCATATCATATTTTTTGAAGATGATTTTAATATTGACAGTAAACATAGGTGCATGGCTTTCAGAACAATACAGGGACTGATATTGGTGTGAGAGCTTTACGCCCTCCACCACACATGCACATTTACAGACAAAGTCAACACAATATGCTCGTCCACAATTTACTGCATGTTAAAATTGGGCATTCCTTTGACAAAATTATATATAGGGTTATCTGCCCTGCTAAAATGGGTTCCATTTGTGACAGTTAACATGCAAAATTTAAACCAAATACCCTTGACAGTTTTTTAGAAAATGACCTTAACAAAAAGATAAATCAAAAATGAAGTTTCTAAGTCGAAGGGTCATTActacaacaaaaataaatttaggcTTATCTGCCCATTGTGAACTGTGCTCCTGTGTTAATAGTAAACATGCATACTAAATTTGAACCAAAAAAGTCTGAGAATTGACTTCAACAAAAAGGTTACCCAATGCAGACTGTCAAACAAAACTCCACTTTTAATCAAGTGAAGCTATTTTTTTTAGTAATGGTCTTCACTTACAACTCAAAATTCTatgtaaaacaagcaaattccaAGTATTGACATACCCTGACCAGAATATTATGAGCATAgctcaatttcattaaattaattaactaAAGCTCTGTGTTACTTAGTAGTCTTAGTCAATCTGATGGATCTTCAATGTGCATTTTCAAACATTCCACACATAATAATTAcccctttattttttttaaattccataaAATTCAAATCCTGAATTACTTAAAATAGCTCCAGAAatacaaaagtgtgacggaccaCAGAATAACAGACACataatgccaaaacaatatctctatGCCTTCTGAACagcaaatacaataaataaacaaggcttgtcaccataggatgacatatgcccccttttccacatgtttctaaacctaaacgcaaagtgtttttccacatttttcgaaaccgaaacgcaaagtgtgacggaatttcagacggacagacagtccgatcccTATAtgctagtgctgcaacaatacgcaaTCCCCTTATTGTAATGAGTTTTCAACATACCAGTACGGAAATTCTACAAAATGTATCGACATTTTGTCCaaaaaagccatccgaaataatgatatcaaggttaaacaaaacaaatcggtgtttagtaaaaataaatttatagtaAAAATAGCATCATAAATAgtctattatacggagtagcgttgttacatgggagtccgcaagatctacttttgcatgtcatactataaaatttaagatgaagcttatggaaaatatgaagaaaaaaaatacaattaattaataaaaatgataattgaTGTTATTATTAACAAAAGTAATAATGATCAAAAAAAAATTACgtaacagcattctgataagttagaCGACCGGCTTTTAAACATCCCCAATTCTCTTTCGGGTAATTATTCTTCTTGTCGGCTTTATAATAGTTATCAAAATGGCAGATGAAAGGAAAGCTGAGTTTGACTTTAAAGACAATTTCAAGGGAAAAAGTGTTGTTTGGGCATATAAAATTAATTGagttaaaatcattttgtaaaaaaggctagaattgccaataggatttaactagaacctaaacatatatacaaatgttatgttcatgtaattaagttggttttaATACACAAGtgtctactgtgagcctgcgccaatcgTATTGGAAAGGAGGCGGAGTTAAGACTGatcgagacgtgtgcaaaacacattgagtcTGCAGAAAGCAGTATTGATTGAAGCGTAATTTAACCTACAGCCTAcatcacgggttgctattttcggtgTATGACCAATTTTAGGAAGTACAGTGGAAGCCATGTGGTTTtgttatcggcgtatggaaacaattaatGTGCAATCATGTGCATACCTTTCGTTTTCTGATTTGTTGTTTTGGAGATGACTTCTTACGTTTCCCAGAGTGTTCGGGAACAACCGAGTCGGTTACAACAGTTACTGGGTCCAAAAGAACAAATGGTGGAAGATTCTGAAAGAAAAAAAGACAGAACATGTTGTATAACAAAAGGCCATCATAGACAAGTAATGTCTCCCAGAATGGGCAGTTCACATATGTgacacacaaatgtacatgtagcttTACAATATTAAACTGGCACTAACCTTTATGCATGAagaaattttaaaattcaatttgaCACACAATTTGATATGCACCGTTATAACTATACGGCTTTTCGCATATAATCATTCCCCATAGCCAAGTAAATTTTTTAGAATGGTTTGGTAAAAACCATTTTATGTGAGGGTTTCAAGATGATAACAAGAAAATGCAATGAATTGAAATCCACTGCCGATTGAAAACATCCTTCAGGTTGTATCAATTTAAGGGTACAACTCTAAACTGACCAAGACATCCTAATGAatctaatgtaaaaaaaaactacaaaaatacACATTTGCTGTGTACTTCCACTCAATGATATCTTTCAGCTTATGACGTTTCAAGTCAATATTACTTTTCAAGTTATGGTCATTCGAAAGTTCTGACAATTGGACGCAGGGAGAAACACGTGGACGGACAGGGGTATTTCTTAGTTCCTCATCACCATTTTTGGTTTAATGGCCgggcataaaaacattaatataaaaatcTTTTTTCTGCCCAATAGCTGCaatgttatacaaaataatgataacacaATGTACCTGCTGGTCAAGAAATCCACTAGTTTCTCCACTGTCCC contains:
- the LOC127850869 gene encoding uncharacterized protein LOC127850869 isoform X9, which codes for MIDQKRDSGETSGFLDQQNLPPFVLLDPVTVVTDSVVPEHSGKRKKSSPKQQIRKRKNEKIPNPRPKKVTPKPKAASTPKATRKGASHPQDASTPKEATILLGSNGRQLNVLSQTDVYNGPGAKPNRAPVHVADLSQDQQELLASHINSQHCHKATMTEPAMTFLTAEEVAGYVCINYVGKKLDGFEKKLDSFESVVRSVEKQLRRLVACEVLEAVSGDVTVPDAFDVNDAPVSACDVNDNSVVSLSDAVCHDVVSIGHDSICLSGGSVVSNGVMTVAGCETSCRANPDASIAGSLVGHDSLYVAGGFAGYHSVSEAGGFAGRDGLSIGGGVIGTGGFSVGGSVVGRDGLSIGGGVVDTGVFSLVGGVVGGDGLSIGGGVVGTGGFSVGDGVVGRDGLSMKGGVVGTGGFSVGGGVVGGDDLSIGGGVVGTGGLSVGGGVVGRTGLSAGGAVVGRDGLSIGGGVVGTGGFSVGGGGVGRNGLSSGDGVVGRNGLSAGGGVVDRNGLSSGGGVVGRNGLSAGGGVVGRNGLSSGDRVVGRNGLCAGGGVVGRNGLSAGDGVVGRNGLSAGDGVVGRNGLSAGGGVVGRNGLSSGDGVVGRNGLSSGGGVVGRNGLSSGGGVVGRNGLSSGDGVVSRNGLSAGDGVVGRNGLSAGGGVVGHDGLAVGHVMEGQDVFYVGGGPVGLDVNSVGNGDIRWGVRSRSGFSDLDVVNNGRLFDNVSDMISPHVGYGERDRELNSGFIVYENSRDDDMDDDLGGKRVVSADRVPLRSRFEQLPVVIRSYIDMQSVSKNAPVMLHPDILDSLITQHDGNISRFVWDLTKLLYSNEEMIDSSFNGKGTRKALSPRRKSLILNGAQQAFPGVGKCTQYIATAINNGLKNKRTYQKKN
- the LOC127850869 gene encoding probable autotransporter ROD_p1121 isoform X46 gives rise to the protein MIDQKRDSGETSGFLDQQNLPPFVLLDPVTVVTDSVVPEHSGKRKKSSPKQQIRKRKNEKIPNPRPKKVTPKPKAASTPKATRKGASHPQDASTPKEATILLGSNGRQLNVLSQTDVYNGPGAKPNRAPVHVADLSQDQQELLASHINSQHCHKATMTEPAMTFLTAEEVAGYVCINYVGKKLDGFEKKLDSFESVVRSVEKQLRRLVACEVLEAVSGDVTVPDAFDVNDAPVSACDVNDNSVVSLSDAVCHDVVSIGHDSICLSGGSVVSNGVMTVAGCETSCRANPDASIAGSLVGHDSLYVAGGFAGYHSVSEAGGFAGRDGLSIGGGVIGTGGFSVGGSVVGRDGLSIGGGVVDTGVFSLVGGVVGGDGLSIGGGVVGTGGFSVGDGVVGRDGLSMKGGVVGTGGFSVGGGVVGGDDLSIGGGVVGTGGLSVGGGVVGRTGLSAGGAVVGRDGLSIGGGVVGTGGFSVGGGGVGRNGLSSGDGVVGRNGLSAGGGVVDRNGLSSGGGVVGRNGLSAGGGVVGRNGLSSGDRVVGRNGLCAGGGVVGRNGLSAGDGVVGRNGLSAGDGVVGRNGLSAGGGVVGHDGLAVGHVMEGQDVFYVGGGPVGLDVNSVGNGDIRWGVRSRSGFSDLDVVNNGRLFDNVSDMISPHVGYGERDRELNSGFIVYENSRDDDMDDDLGGKRVVSADRVPLRSRFEQLPVVIRSYIDMQSVSKNAPVMLHPDILDSLITQHDGNISRFVWDLTKLLYSNEEMIDSSFNGKGTRKALSPRRKSLILNGAQQAFPGVGKCTQYIATAINNGLKNKRTYQKKN
- the LOC127850869 gene encoding uncharacterized protein LOC127850869 isoform X19 — its product is MIDQKRDSGETSGFLDQQNLPPFVLLDPVTVVTDSVVPEHSGKRKKSSPKQQIRKRKNEKIPNPRPKKVTPKPKAASTPKATRKGASHPQDASTPKEATILLGSNGRQLNVLSQTDVYNGPGAKPNRAPVHVADLSQDQQELLASHINSQHCHKATMTEPAMTFLTAEEVAGYVCINYVGKKLDGFEKKLDSFESVVRSVEKQLRRLVACEVLEAVSGDVTVPDAFDVNDAPVSACDVNDNSVVSLSDAVCHDVVSIGHDSICLSGGSVVSNGVMTVAGCETSCRANPDASIAGSLVGHDSLYVAGGFAGYHSVSEAGGFAGRDGLSIGGGVIGTGGFSVGGSVVGRDGLSIGGGVVDTGVFSLVGGVVGGDGLSIGGGVVGTGGFSVGDGVVGRDGLSMKGGVVGTGGFSVGGGVVGGDDLSIGGGVVGTGGLSVGGGVVGRTGLSAGGAVVGRDGLSIGGGVVGTGGFSVGGGGVGRNGLSSGDGVVGRNGLSAGGGVVDRNGLSSGGGVVGRNGLSAGGGVVGRNGLSSGDRVVGRNGLCAGGGVVGRNGLSAGDGVVGRNGLSAGDGVVGRNGLSSGGGVVGRNGLSSGGGVVGRNGLSSGDGVVSRNGLSAGDGVVGRNGLSAGGGVVGHDGLAVGHVMEGQDVFYVGGGPVGLDVNSVGNGDIRWGVRSRSGFSDLDVVNNGRLFDNVSDMISPHVGYGERDRELNSGFIVYENSRDDDMDDDLGGKRVVSADRVPLRSRFEQLPVVIRSYIDMQSVSKNAPVMLHPDILDSLITQHDGNISRFVWDLTKLLYSNEEMIDSSFNGKGTRKALSPRRKSLILNGAQQAFPGVGKCTQYIATAINNGLKNKRTYQKKN
- the LOC127850869 gene encoding uncharacterized protein LOC127850869 isoform X3 translates to MIDQKRDSGETSGFLDQQNLPPFVLLDPVTVVTDSVVPEHSGKRKKSSPKQQIRKRKNEKIPNPRPKKVTPKPKAASTPKATRKGASHPQDASTPKEATILLGSNGRQLNVLSQTDVYNGPGAKPNRAPVHVADLSQDQQELLASHINSQHCHKATMTEPAMTFLTAEEVAGYVCINYVGKKLDGFEKKLDSFESVVRSVEKQLRRLVACEVLEAVSGDVTVPDAFDVNDAPVSACDVNDNSVVSLSDAVCHDVVSIGHDSICLSGGSVVSNGVMTVAGCETSCRANPDASIAGSLVGHDSLYVAGGFAGYHSVSEAGGFAGRDGLSIGGGVIGTGGFSVGGSVVGRDGLSIGGGVVDTGVFSLVGGVVGGDGLSIGGGVVGTGGFSVGDGVVGRDGLSMKGGVVGTGGFSVGGGVVGGDDLSIGGGVVGTGGLSVGGGVVGRTGLSAGGAVVGRDGLSIGGGVVGTGGFSVGGGGVGRNGLSSGDGVVGRNGLSAGGGVVGRNGLSAGGGVVGRNGLCAGGGVVGRNGLSAGGGVVDRNGLSAGDGVVGRNGLSAGDGVVGRNGLSAGDGVVGRNGLSAGGAVVGRNGLSAGGGVVGRNGLSSGDGVVGRNGLSSGGGVVGRNGLSSGGGVVGRNGLSSGDGVVSRNGLSAGDGVVGRNGLSAGGGVVGHDGLAVGHVMEGQDVFYVGGGPVGLDVNSVGNGDIRWGVRSRSGFSDLDVVNNGRLFDNVSDMISPHVGYGERDRELNSGFIVYENSRDDDMDDDLGGKRVVSADRVPLRSRFEQLPVVIRSYIDMQSVSKNAPVMLHPDILDSLITQHDGNISRFVWDLTKLLYSNEEMIDSSFNGKGTRKALSPRRKSLILNGAQQAFPGVGKCTQYIATAINNGLKNKRTYQKKN
- the LOC127850869 gene encoding probable autotransporter ROD_p1121 isoform X31; translation: MIDQKRDSGETSGFLDQQNLPPFVLLDPVTVVTDSVVPEHSGKRKKSSPKQQIRKRKNEKIPNPRPKKVTPKPKAASTPKATRKGASHPQDASTPKEATILLGSNGRQLNVLSQTDVYNGPGAKPNRAPVHVADLSQDQQELLASHINSQHCHKATMTEPAMTFLTAEEVAGYVCINYVGKKLDGFEKKLDSFESVVRSVEKQLRRLVACEVLEAVSGDVTVPDAFDVNDAPVSACDVNDNSVVSLSDAVCHDVVSIGHDSICLSGGSVVSNGVMTVAGCETSCRANPDASIAGSLVGHDSLYVAGGFAGYHSVSEAGGFAGRDGLSIGGGVIGTGGFSVGGSVVGRDGLSIGGGVVDTGVFSLVGGVVGGDGLSIGGGVVGTGGFSVGDGVVGRDGLSMKGGVVGTGGFSVGGGVVGGDDLSIGGGVVGTGGLSVGGGVVGRTGLSAGGAVVGRDGLSIGGGVVGTGGFSVGGGGVGRNGLSSGDGVVGRNGLSAGDGVVGRNGLSAGGAVVGRNGLSAGGGVVGRNGLSSGDGVVGRNGLSSGGGVVGRNGLSSGGGVVGRNGLSSGDGVVSRNGLSAGDGVVGRNGLSAGGGVVGHDGLAVGHVMEGQDVFYVGGGPVGLDVNSVGNGDIRWGVRSRSGFSDLDVVNNGRLFDNVSDMISPHVGYGERDRELNSGFIVYENSRDDDMDDDLGGKRVVSADRVPLRSRFEQLPVVIRSYIDMQSVSKNAPVMLHPDILDSLITQHDGNISRFVWDLTKLLYSNEEMIDSSFNGKGTRKALSPRRKSLILNGAQQAFPGVGKCTQYIATAINNGLKNKRTYQKKN
- the LOC127850869 gene encoding probable autotransporter ROD_p1121 isoform X16 gives rise to the protein MIDQKRDSGETSGFLDQQNLPPFVLLDPVTVVTDSVVPEHSGKRKKSSPKQQIRKRKNEKIPNPRPKKVTPKPKAASTPKATRKGASHPQDASTPKEATILLGSNGRQLNVLSQTDVYNGPGAKPNRAPVHVADLSQDQQELLASHINSQHCHKATMTEPAMTFLTAEEVAGYVCINYVGKKLDGFEKKLDSFESVVRSVEKQLRRLVACEVLEAVSGDVTVPDAFDVNDAPVSACDVNDNSVVSLSDAVCHDVVSIGHDSICLSGGSVVSNGVMTVAGCETSCRANPDASIAGSLVGHDSLYVAGGFAGYHSVSEAGGFAGRDGLSIGGGVIGTGGFSVGGSVVGRDGLSIGGGVVDTGVFSLVGGVVGGDGLSIGGGVVGTGGFSVGDGVVGRDGLSMKGGVVGTGGFSVGGGVVGGDDLSIGGGVVGTGGLSVGGGVVGRTGLSAGGAVVGRDGLSIGGGVVGTGGFSVGGGGVGRNGLSSGDGVVGRNGLSAGDGVVGRNGLSAGGGVVGRNGLSAGGGVVGRNGLSAGDGVVGRNGLSAGGAVVGRNGLSAGGGVVGRNGLSSGDGVVGRNGLSSGGGVVGRNGLSSGGGVVGRNGLSSGDGVVSRNGLSAGDGVVGRNGLSAGGGVVGHDGLAVGHVMEGQDVFYVGGGPVGLDVNSVGNGDIRWGVRSRSGFSDLDVVNNGRLFDNVSDMISPHVGYGERDRELNSGFIVYENSRDDDMDDDLGGKRVVSADRVPLRSRFEQLPVVIRSYIDMQSVSKNAPVMLHPDILDSLITQHDGNISRFVWDLTKLLYSNEEMIDSSFNGKGTRKALSPRRKSLILNGAQQAFPGVGKCTQYIATAINNGLKNKRTYQKKN
- the LOC127850869 gene encoding trimeric autotransporter adhesin AtaA-like isoform X2; its protein translation is MIDQKRDSGETSGFLDQQNLPPFVLLDPVTVVTDSVVPEHSGKRKKSSPKQQIRKRKNEKIPNPRPKKVTPKPKAASTPKATRKGASHPQDASTPKEATILLGSNGRQLNVLSQTDVYNGPGAKPNRAPVHVADLSQDQQELLASHINSQHCHKATMTEPAMTFLTAEEVAGYVCINYVGKKLDGFEKKLDSFESVVRSVEKQLRRLVACEVLEAVSGDVTVPDAFDVNDAPVSACDVNDNSVVSLSDAVCHDVVSIGHDSICLSGGSVVSNGVMTVAGCETSCRANPDASIAGSLVGHDSLYVAGGFAGYHSVSEAGGFAGRDGLSIGGGVIGTGGFSVGGSVVGRDGLSIGGGVVDTGVFSLVGGVVGGDGLSIGGGVVGTGGFSVGDGVVGRDGLSMKGGVVGTGGFSVGGGVVGGDDLSIGGGVVGTGGLSVGGGVVGRTGLSAGGAVVGRDGLSIGGGVVGTGGFSVGGGGVGRNGLSSGDGVVGRNGLSAGDGVVGRNGLSAGGGVVGRNGLSAGGGVVGRNGLCAGGGVVGRNGLSAGGGVVDRNGLSAGDGVVGRNGLSAGDGVVGRNGLSAGDGVVGRNGLSAGGAVVGRNGLSAGGGVVGRNGLSSGDGVVGRNGLSSGGGVVGRNGLSSGGGVVGRNGLSSGDGVVSRNGLSAGDGVVGRNGLSAGGGVVGHDGLAVGHVMEGQDVFYVGGGPVGLDVNSVGNGDIRWGVRSRSGFSDLDVVNNGRLFDNVSDMISPHVGYGERDRELNSGFIVYENSRDDDMDDDLGGKRVVSADRVPLRSRFEQLPVVIRSYIDMQSVSKNAPVMLHPDILDSLITQHDGNISRFVWDLTKLLYSNEEMIDSSFNGKGTRKALSPRRKSLILNGAQQAFPGVGKCTQYIATAINNGLKNKRTYQKKN
- the LOC127850869 gene encoding probable autotransporter ROD_p1121 isoform X44, giving the protein MIDQKRDSGETSGFLDQQNLPPFVLLDPVTVVTDSVVPEHSGKRKKSSPKQQIRKRKNEKIPNPRPKKVTPKPKAASTPKATRKGASHPQDASTPKEATILLGSNGRQLNVLSQTDVYNGPGAKPNRAPVHVADLSQDQQELLASHINSQHCHKATMTEPAMTFLTAEEVAGYVCINYVGKKLDGFEKKLDSFESVVRSVEKQLRRLVACEVLEAVSGDVTVPDAFDVNDAPVSACDVNDNSVVSLSDAVCHDVVSIGHDSICLSGGSVVSNGVMTVAGCETSCRANPDASIAGSLVGHDSLYVAGGFAGYHSVSEAGGFAGRDGLSIGGGVIGTGGFSVGGSVVGRDGLSIGGGVVDTGVFSLVGGVVGGDGLSIGGGVVGTGGFSVGDGVVGRDGLSMKGGVVGTGGFSVGGGVVGGDDLSIGGGVVGTGGLSVGGGVVGRTGLSAGGAVVGRDGLSIGGGVVGTGGFSVGGGGVGRNGLSSGDGVVGRNGLSAGDGVVGRNGLSAGGGVVGRNGLSSGDGVVGRNGLSSGGGVVGRNGLSSGGGVVGRNGLSSGDGVVSRNGLSAGDGVVGRNGLSAGGGVVGHDGLAVGHVMEGQDVFYVGGGPVGLDVNSVGNGDIRWGVRSRSGFSDLDVVNNGRLFDNVSDMISPHVGYGERDRELNSGFIVYENSRDDDMDDDLGGKRVVSADRVPLRSRFEQLPVVIRSYIDMQSVSKNAPVMLHPDILDSLITQHDGNISRFVWDLTKLLYSNEEMIDSSFNGKGTRKALSPRRKSLILNGAQQAFPGVGKCTQYIATAINNGLKNKRTYQKKN
- the LOC127850869 gene encoding probable autotransporter ROD_p1121 isoform X45; the protein is MIDQKRDSGETSGFLDQQNLPPFVLLDPVTVVTDSVVPEHSGKRKKSSPKQQIRKRKNEKIPNPRPKKVTPKPKAASTPKATRKGASHPQDASTPKEATILLGSNGRQLNVLSQTDVYNGPGAKPNRAPVHVADLSQDQQELLASHINSQHCHKATMTEPAMTFLTAEEVAGYVCINYVGKKLDGFEKKLDSFESVVRSVEKQLRRLVACEVLEAVSGDVTVPDAFDVNDAPVSACDVNDNSVVSLSDAVCHDVVSIGHDSICLSGGSVVSNGVMTVAGCETSCRANPDASIAGSLVGHDSLYVAGGFAGYHSVSEAGGFAGRDGLSIGGGVIGTGGFSVGGSVVGRDGLSIGGGVVDTGVFSLVGGVVGGDGLSIGGGVVGTGGFSVGDGVVGRDGLSMKGGVVGTGGFSVGGGVVGGDDLSIGGGVVGTGGLSVGGGVVGRTGLSAGGAVVGRDGLSIGGGVVGTGGFSVGGGGVGRNGLSSGDGVVGRNGLSAGDGVVGRNGLSAGGGVVGRNGLSAGGGVVGRNGLSAGGGVVGRNGLSSGGGVVGRNGLSSGDGVVSRNGLSAGDGVVGRNGLSAGGGVVGHDGLAVGHVMEGQDVFYVGGGPVGLDVNSVGNGDIRWGVRSRSGFSDLDVVNNGRLFDNVSDMISPHVGYGERDRELNSGFIVYENSRDDDMDDDLGGKRVVSADRVPLRSRFEQLPVVIRSYIDMQSVSKNAPVMLHPDILDSLITQHDGNISRFVWDLTKLLYSNEEMIDSSFNGKGTRKALSPRRKSLILNGAQQAFPGVGKCTQYIATAINNGLKNKRTYQKKN